In Bifidobacterium sp. ESL0775, the following are encoded in one genomic region:
- a CDS encoding CDP-alcohol phosphatidyltransferase family protein: MKLPLNASRYSPDARDIYLTVPNLISLLRIISIPFISWLTAQHKMVAALIVLAISAASDGLDGIIARKWNQVSKLGQILDPIADRLLIFCSILALGWAGIIPWWMLFIVGLRDLILLILIFVLAQHDYGPLPVHFVGKAGTALLMISITALIFADLWNNTFTQILHLAALAAGIWGIVLYWLAGYIYIRQGVTLIRHDTGKR; encoded by the coding sequence ATGAAACTTCCACTGAATGCCTCCCGTTACAGCCCGGACGCCCGGGACATCTATCTGACGGTCCCGAACCTCATCAGTCTGTTGCGCATCATCTCCATCCCCTTCATCTCGTGGTTGACGGCTCAGCACAAGATGGTCGCGGCGTTGATTGTCCTAGCGATTTCGGCGGCCAGCGACGGTCTGGATGGCATCATCGCCAGGAAGTGGAACCAAGTCAGCAAGCTCGGCCAGATCCTCGACCCGATCGCCGACCGGCTGCTCATTTTCTGCAGCATCCTCGCGCTGGGCTGGGCGGGCATCATTCCTTGGTGGATGCTCTTCATCGTGGGGTTGCGCGACCTGATCCTGCTCATATTGATCTTCGTCCTCGCCCAGCATGATTACGGCCCGTTGCCGGTCCATTTCGTGGGCAAAGCGGGAACTGCGTTATTGATGATCTCCATCACTGCGCTCATCTTCGCCGATTTGTGGAACAACACCTTCACTCAGATCCTTCACCTGGCCGCGCTGGCTGCGGGCATCTGGGGCATCGTTCTTTACTGGCTGGCTGGTTACATCTACATTCGCCAAGGCGTCACATTGATACGCCATGACACGGGCAAGCGATGA
- the hisG gene encoding ATP phosphoribosyltransferase: MLRIAVPNKGMLSEPAWSLLKEAGYQLRTQPRQLVVEDHENDVELFYLRPLDIAIYVGQGAIDVGITGRDMLLNTDTTATEDLPLGFGASTFRFAAPKDSAITKLEDVDGKRIASSFDKLVRDYLAAHGLHADITHLDGAVESSVQLGVADLIADVVSTGTTLRNAGLRIFGDPILHSEAILIRSQHVSKDDKQLVIFKRRLEGVLTARRYVMMDYDVPVSKVGAAAALTPGLESPTISPLHDQQWCAVRAMVEREKVNQTMDRLYDVGARAIIVTALQASRI, translated from the coding sequence ATGTTGAGAATTGCCGTGCCCAACAAGGGCATGCTTTCCGAACCTGCATGGAGCCTGTTGAAGGAAGCCGGGTACCAGCTGCGCACCCAGCCACGCCAATTGGTGGTCGAGGACCACGAAAACGACGTCGAGCTGTTCTATCTGCGTCCATTGGACATCGCCATCTACGTGGGCCAAGGCGCCATCGACGTCGGCATCACCGGCCGTGACATGCTGCTCAACACCGACACCACCGCCACCGAGGACCTCCCGCTCGGTTTCGGCGCCTCGACGTTCCGTTTCGCCGCCCCCAAGGACTCGGCGATCACCAAGCTCGAGGACGTCGACGGCAAACGCATCGCCAGCTCCTTCGACAAGCTTGTCCGCGATTACCTGGCCGCGCACGGCCTTCACGCCGACATCACCCACTTGGATGGCGCCGTCGAATCCTCGGTCCAGCTCGGAGTCGCCGACCTCATCGCCGATGTCGTCTCCACCGGAACCACGTTGCGTAACGCTGGCCTGCGAATCTTCGGTGACCCCATCCTCCATTCCGAAGCCATCCTCATCCGCTCGCAGCACGTTTCCAAGGACGACAAACAACTCGTCATCTTCAAGCGACGGCTGGAAGGCGTGCTCACCGCACGACGCTATGTCATGATGGACTACGATGTGCCGGTCAGCAAAGTTGGTGCCGCCGCGGCCCTGACGCCAGGGCTGGAAAGCCCGACCATCTCGCCCTTGCACGACCAGCAGTGGTGCGCGGTGCGCGCGATGGTGGAACGCGAGAAGGTGAATCAGACGATGGACAGGCTCTACGATGTGGGTGCCCGCGCCATCATCGTCACGGCCCTGCAGGCTTCGAGAATCTGA
- a CDS encoding phosphoribosyl-ATP diphosphatase, which produces MKTFESLFKELSEKAETRPAGSKTVDELDKGTHFIGKKINEEAGETWIAAEYEGADRTAEEMSQLIYHIQVMMIKHGISLEDIYKNL; this is translated from the coding sequence ATGAAGACATTCGAATCACTGTTCAAGGAACTGAGCGAAAAGGCCGAGACCAGGCCTGCCGGATCGAAGACGGTCGATGAGCTCGACAAGGGCACCCATTTCATCGGCAAGAAGATCAACGAGGAAGCGGGGGAGACCTGGATCGCCGCCGAATACGAGGGCGCGGACCGCACCGCCGAGGAGATGAGCCAGCTCATCTACCATATCCAGGTGATGATGATCAAGCATGGCATCAGCCTCGAGGACATCTACAAGAACCTGTGA